The Rhineura floridana isolate rRhiFlo1 chromosome 8, rRhiFlo1.hap2, whole genome shotgun sequence genome includes a region encoding these proteins:
- the EMP1 gene encoding epithelial membrane protein 1 gives MLVLLAGIFVVHIATMVMLFVSTISNVWMAGKISEHLTNSSGLWLQCEEGKICTYLTFGEDDLSALKAVQAFMILAIIFSFISLVMFVVQLFTMEKGKRFYITGVIMLVCWLFILIAASIYTARFPQQFKSSQDHHGYSFILAWICFCFSFIVGVLYLVLRKK, from the exons ATGTTGGTATTACTGGCTGGCATTTTTGTGGTTCACATTGCCACCATGGTCATGCTCTTTGTTTCCACCATTTCTAAT gtCTGGATGGCAGGCAAGATTAGTGAACACCTAACAAACTCCTCAGGGCTCTGGCTACAATGTGAAGAAGGCAAGATATGCACATATCTTACTTTTGGAGAAGATGACCTCT CTGCCCTCAAGGCAGTGCAAGCCTTCATGATCCTGGCCATCATCTTTTCCTTTATCTCTCTGGTCATGTTTGTGGTGCAGCTCTTCACTATGGAGAAAGGAAAACGCTTCTACATCACTGGAGTCATTATGCTGGTTTGCT GGCTGTTCATTCTGATCGCTGCCTCTATCTACACCGCCCGATTTCCACAACAATTCAAAAGTAGTCAAGACCACCATGGTTACTCCTTCATACTTGCCTGGATCTGCTTCTGCTTTAGTTTCATTGTTGGGGTTCTTTATCTTGTACTCAGAAAGAAATGA